One window of Medicago truncatula cultivar Jemalong A17 chromosome 2, MtrunA17r5.0-ANR, whole genome shotgun sequence genomic DNA carries:
- the LOC11405533 gene encoding photosynthetic NDH subunit of lumenal location 3, chloroplastic: MAPLTNLHGVSKTLTPITCLVPNAQRTFKTGQVVVGFLGSKTKKISECESVNTTRRAAAISLVSLVLTGQFSEKISLAKDNGFWIDGPIPEPTVTNNIANEKTGTRSFIKKKLYMANIGAKGSVLRIKKYAFDLLAMADLIAQDTLNYVRRYLRLKSTFMYFDFDKVISAVPVEDKQQLTDVANKLFDNFEKLEEASRNKNLLETQACYKETEVMLKDVMDRMTIMYKTI; encoded by the exons ATGGCTCCTCTAACAAATTTGCATGGAGTCTCCAAAACTTTAACTCCAATTACATGCCTTGTTCCAAATGCACAAAGAACCTTTAAGACAGGACAAGTAGTAGTTGGATTTCTTGGAagcaaaacaaagaaaatatcagAATGTGAATCAGTTAACACTACAAGAAGAGCAGCTGCAATAAGCCTTGTTTCTTTAGTTCTTACAGGACAATTCAGTGAGAAGATTTCACTGGCTAAGGATAATGGATTTTGGATTGATGGACCTATTCCAGAACCAACTGTCACTAATA ATATTGCAAATGAGAAAACTGGGACGCgttcttttattaaaaagaaactcTACATGGCAAATATTGGAGCAAAAGGAAGTGTTTTAAGGATCAAGAAATATGCATTTGATCTTCTTGCAATGGCGGATTTGATTGCACAAGACACACTCAACTATGTTAGGAGGTACCTAAGACTCAAGTCAACATTCATGTACTTTGATTTTGACAAGGTTATCTCTGCTGTCCCAGTTGAAGATAAGCAACAATTAACTGATGTGGCAAACAAATTGTTTGATAATTTTGAAAAG CTTGAAGAAGCTTCAAGGAACAAAAATCTACTTGAAACACAAGCATGCTATAAAGAAACTGAAGTTATGCTTAAAGATGTCATGGACAGGATGACTATAATGTATAAAACAATTTGA